From the Rhinolophus sinicus isolate RSC01 linkage group LG02, ASM3656204v1, whole genome shotgun sequence genome, one window contains:
- the GTSF1 gene encoding gametocyte-specific factor 1: protein MEETYLDSLDPEKLIQCPYDKNHQIRACRFPYHLIKCRKNHPDVANKLATCPFNARHQVPRAEISHHISSCDDKSCIEQDVVNQTKNLGQETLAESTWQCPPCDEDWDKDLWEQTSTPFVWGTANYCGKNSPASNIVMEHKSNLASGMRVPKSLPYVLPWKNNGNAQ from the exons ATGGAAGAAACTTACC TTGATTCCCTGGACCCTGAAAAGCTAATACAATGCCCCTATGATAAAAACCACCAGATCAGGGCCTGCAGGTTTCCTTATCATCTTATCAAGTGCAGAAAG AATCATCCTGATGTCGCAAACAAATTGGCTACTTGTCCCTTCAATGCTCGCCACCAGGTTCCTCGGGCCGAAATCAGTCATCATATCTCAAGTTGTGATGACAAAAGTTGTATAGAGCAAGACGTTG TCAACCAAACCAAGAACCTTGGACAAGAGACTCTGGCTGAGAGCACGTGGCAGTGCCCTCCTTGCGATGAAGACTGGGATAAAG ATTTGTGGGAACAGACCAGCACCCCATTTGTCTGGGGCACAGCCAACTACTGTGGCAAAAACAG CCCTGCAAGCAATATAGTCATGGAACATAAGAGTAACCTGGCTTCAGGCATGCGCGTTCCCAAGTCTCTGCCGTATGTTCTGCCATGGAAAAACA ATGGAAATGCACAGTAA